In Staphylococcus saccharolyticus, one genomic interval encodes:
- the rarD gene encoding EamA family transporter RarD, with translation MSSEYKKGIFLALSAYILWGILPIYWHLIDEIGAFEILAFRIIFSVIFMIFVLIIGKNQRNAFFRDINQIVSHPIQLIAIIVAGYVITVNWGTFIWAVSNGHVLQSSLGYYINPLVSIVLALIFLKERFNKFEWLAIIFALIGVLYMTIKIGEFPYVSLILAFSFGIYGLLKKIVHIDAISSITIECVVTAPAGLIYVIYLWQQHHITFGLNMSSFWLLFSGAITAIPLILFSAGAKRIPLSLTGFIQYVGPTIMFVLGIFVFKEQFNVDQFITFIFIWIGIILYSISQYINIKKNPIFK, from the coding sequence ATGTCTTCGGAGTATAAAAAAGGAATATTTTTAGCTTTAAGTGCATATATACTATGGGGCATTCTGCCTATATATTGGCATTTAATTGACGAAATAGGCGCTTTTGAAATTTTAGCATTTCGTATTATTTTTTCAGTTATATTTATGATTTTTGTGCTTATCATAGGTAAAAATCAAAGAAATGCCTTCTTTAGAGATATCAATCAAATAGTGTCGCACCCTATTCAGCTTATAGCTATCATAGTTGCGGGCTATGTTATTACAGTAAATTGGGGGACGTTCATTTGGGCCGTATCTAATGGTCACGTACTACAATCTAGCCTAGGTTACTACATTAACCCGCTAGTGAGTATCGTCTTGGCACTCATATTTTTAAAAGAAAGATTTAATAAATTTGAATGGTTAGCCATCATCTTTGCATTAATAGGCGTGCTTTATATGACAATAAAAATTGGGGAGTTTCCATATGTTTCACTAATATTAGCATTTTCTTTTGGAATTTATGGACTACTTAAAAAGATCGTACATATCGATGCCATCAGTAGTATCACAATCGAATGTGTAGTCACGGCACCAGCAGGACTCATTTATGTGATTTATTTATGGCAACAGCATCACATAACATTTGGATTAAATATGTCATCATTTTGGCTTCTTTTTTCAGGTGCGATTACCGCAATACCATTGATTTTATTCTCAGCAGGTGCAAAGCGAATTCCGTTATCACTCACTGGATTCATTCAATATGTAGGTCCAACAATTATGTTTGTATTAGGTATTTTTGTCTTTAAAGAGCAATTTAACGTTGATCAATTCATTACTTTTATTTTCATATGGATAGGTATTATTTTATATAGCATTTCTCAATATATTAATATTAAGAAAAATCCAATTTTTAAATAA